A genomic stretch from Leptospira ellinghausenii includes:
- a CDS encoding PDZ domain-containing protein, translated as MKFLSPILSFLILSICFSVSLKSKPVPVGNQDPSILQIKVTVLYPNYIQPWRFKNPEIRQSTGIYIGENRILVPAQAIYFYSNIEVKKPDTLKVYTAEVERIDADLGLAILKLNDSSFQKDLKAVIFQSEVFLPGNGTVMESKDQRNLEEKKLRMIRMDIDSYASGYAEYPYIEIQSEEKLDGIGELVLDVTSRIPQGILYQFKENGMGKMIPSFSIKHFIDGKSFPFKGFRFKPLVDSASRNDYGLRKDDLGVLVAEIYPGSSADGNLKLEDVILEVSNYKIDPKGYFDHPKFGKLNMSYLFHNTNESDSAFDKKIKVKVFRNKKPITIELESKPLNESAIRIPHGNTRSQMPKYLMLAGIIFQELSEHYLTEHGNQWRNRVSKELLYLNDFYRIKRNAKEGKVIFLSQVVPLSGNKAYHMSHQLVLKSVNGQEISSLEDLRTIVNQNESPYIRFTMNDGSELIFKKDEISSLNEEAKKSFQIPSDSNF; from the coding sequence ATGAAATTTTTATCACCAATCCTCTCATTTTTGATTCTCTCAATTTGTTTTTCCGTCTCACTCAAAAGTAAACCAGTGCCAGTGGGGAACCAAGATCCTTCGATTTTACAAATCAAGGTCACTGTATTGTACCCTAATTATATCCAACCTTGGAGATTTAAAAATCCAGAAATCCGGCAGTCCACAGGAATTTATATCGGTGAAAATAGGATTCTTGTACCTGCACAAGCGATCTATTTTTATTCCAATATAGAAGTGAAAAAACCCGATACCCTGAAAGTTTATACAGCTGAAGTAGAACGTATAGATGCAGATTTAGGACTCGCCATACTTAAGTTAAATGATTCATCCTTTCAAAAAGATTTAAAAGCTGTTATCTTTCAAAGTGAAGTTTTTTTACCTGGTAATGGCACAGTGATGGAGAGTAAGGACCAAAGAAATTTAGAAGAGAAAAAACTTAGAATGATCAGAATGGATATCGATTCCTATGCGAGTGGTTATGCGGAATACCCATACATAGAAATCCAATCCGAAGAAAAATTAGATGGGATTGGCGAACTTGTTTTAGATGTTACTTCCCGTATCCCACAAGGTATTTTATACCAATTCAAAGAAAATGGAATGGGTAAAATGATACCTTCTTTTTCGATCAAACACTTCATCGATGGCAAATCATTTCCGTTTAAAGGATTTCGATTCAAACCTTTAGTGGATAGTGCCTCTCGGAATGACTATGGTCTACGTAAAGACGATTTAGGTGTACTCGTTGCCGAAATTTACCCTGGATCATCTGCAGATGGAAATTTAAAACTAGAAGATGTGATATTAGAAGTATCAAATTATAAAATAGATCCAAAAGGTTACTTTGATCATCCAAAATTTGGGAAATTAAACATGTCCTATTTGTTTCATAATACAAATGAATCGGATTCTGCTTTTGATAAAAAAATAAAAGTCAAAGTGTTTCGAAATAAAAAACCAATTACTATAGAATTAGAATCCAAACCATTAAACGAATCTGCAATTCGAATCCCACATGGTAATACCAGATCTCAGATGCCAAAGTATTTAATGTTAGCTGGAATTATATTCCAAGAACTTTCAGAACATTATTTAACAGAACATGGGAACCAATGGAGAAATCGAGTTAGCAAAGAATTATTATACTTAAATGATTTTTATCGAATCAAAAGAAATGCCAAAGAAGGGAAAGTGATTTTTTTATCACAGGTTGTCCCTCTCTCAGGAAATAAAGCGTATCATATGTCCCATCAACTGGTACTCAAATCTGTAAACGGCCAGGAGATTTCATCATTAGAAGACTTACGTACCATAGTGAATCAAAATGAGTCACCTTATATAAGATTTACGATGAATGATGGTTCTGAACTGATTTTCAAAAAAGATGAAATCAGTTCATTGAATGAAGAAGCTAAAAAAAGTTTTCAAATTCCATCTGATTCCAATTTTTAA
- a CDS encoding adenine phosphoribosyltransferase — MSIVKSKIRTIPDYPKPGILFRDITSLLIDPEGFQLTIGMFVERYQNAKLNKIAAIDARGFIPGAALAFQLGVGFVPIRKKGKLPGNTISESYALEYGVDHVEIHTDAIVPGDKVLIMDDLIATGGTLEASIKLIQNLKGQVHECSTIINLPDLGGAKRIKDTYGIDVYSICEFEGH, encoded by the coding sequence ATGTCCATTGTTAAATCTAAGATTCGAACCATTCCTGATTACCCAAAACCAGGGATTTTGTTTCGAGACATCACTTCCCTTCTCATCGACCCAGAGGGTTTCCAACTGACCATTGGGATGTTTGTAGAACGATACCAAAATGCAAAATTAAATAAAATTGCAGCGATTGATGCAAGAGGATTTATTCCAGGTGCAGCACTCGCTTTCCAACTAGGGGTTGGGTTTGTTCCGATTCGAAAAAAAGGAAAACTCCCTGGGAATACCATTTCCGAATCCTATGCTCTAGAATATGGTGTTGACCATGTGGAAATCCATACTGATGCCATTGTACCGGGAGACAAAGTTCTCATCATGGACGATTTAATCGCGACTGGTGGTACCTTGGAAGCATCCATAAAACTTATCCAAAATTTAAAAGGGCAAGTGCATGAATGTTCCACCATCATCAACTTACCTGATTTAGGTGGCGCAAAAAGGATCAAAGATACATACGGTATCGATGTTTATTCTATTTGTGAGTTTGAAGGACACTAA
- a CDS encoding S1C family serine protease, with the protein MPVISEKKATDPNKMDSKKLMQNQKKILTSPLPFASTILFFLTLFSFSIGAESNSQSIDELRKSVVQIRVFSQAKDPYSPWMSSGISASTGSGFIISKNRILTNAHVVSNAKFIETQRNNQTEWYEVKVLYIAHDCDLAILEVPDQNFYSDSIELELGGLPELASPVDIIGYPIGGSKISVSRGIVSRIEQSSYAHSQIDSHLVVQVDAAINPGNSGGPAFQNGKVVGVAFQASTKGENIGYIIPTNVIQHFLKDIEDGEYDGYVELGIQTQNSFSESHRNFYEIPSGEEGVFVTRVYKQGSADGYLQPGDYLTAIDGRKIGRNGNLKETNSIDFLEVIDNKFAGEEIQFDLIRKKKKIRVSFPAKKMPQMENQRSRYGADYPYLLLGGLVFQSVNRDLLESWSKIGQTQGGSLLVYRFYEGSNLLDGETEDIVLYRKLPHPTNSHSDFYLNMVVESFNGTKVRNLNHFKSLIQTSKDKTYKIYFYGIQVPMILDRDESEKADEQIKRTNHIKGK; encoded by the coding sequence ATGCCCGTGATCAGTGAAAAGAAGGCTACCGATCCGAATAAAATGGATTCAAAAAAACTCATGCAGAATCAGAAAAAAATTTTAACTTCCCCACTTCCCTTTGCGAGTACTATTTTATTTTTTCTCACTTTATTCTCTTTCAGTATAGGTGCCGAATCCAACAGCCAATCCATTGACGAATTGAGGAAATCTGTAGTCCAAATCCGCGTATTTTCACAAGCAAAAGATCCATATTCACCTTGGATGTCTTCTGGCATTTCTGCATCCACAGGTTCTGGATTTATCATATCAAAGAACAGGATTCTTACCAATGCTCATGTTGTTTCAAATGCAAAATTCATTGAAACCCAGAGAAACAACCAAACAGAATGGTATGAGGTAAAGGTTCTTTATATTGCACATGATTGTGATTTGGCAATCTTAGAAGTGCCAGATCAAAACTTTTACTCAGATAGTATAGAATTAGAGTTAGGTGGTCTCCCTGAACTCGCAAGCCCTGTGGATATAATTGGATATCCTATTGGAGGCAGCAAAATTTCTGTCAGCAGAGGGATCGTTTCTCGTATTGAACAGTCTAGTTATGCACATTCTCAAATTGATAGCCATTTAGTCGTGCAAGTTGATGCAGCAATCAATCCTGGGAATTCAGGTGGGCCTGCATTTCAAAATGGGAAAGTAGTAGGTGTTGCTTTCCAAGCATCAACCAAAGGTGAAAATATCGGTTATATCATTCCTACAAATGTCATCCAACATTTTCTAAAGGACATAGAAGATGGAGAATACGACGGTTATGTGGAACTTGGAATCCAAACACAAAATTCATTCTCCGAATCACATCGAAACTTTTACGAAATTCCAAGTGGAGAAGAAGGTGTATTTGTCACCCGAGTGTATAAACAAGGTTCTGCAGATGGATACCTTCAACCTGGAGATTATTTAACAGCAATTGATGGTCGCAAAATCGGAAGGAATGGAAATTTAAAAGAAACAAACTCAATCGATTTTTTAGAAGTCATTGATAACAAATTTGCTGGAGAAGAAATCCAGTTTGATCTCATTCGAAAGAAGAAAAAAATACGAGTGAGTTTTCCTGCTAAAAAAATGCCACAGATGGAAAACCAAAGGTCAAGGTATGGAGCAGATTATCCTTATTTGCTTTTGGGAGGTCTTGTATTCCAATCTGTCAATAGAGATCTATTGGAATCTTGGAGTAAAATTGGACAAACACAAGGAGGTAGTTTACTTGTGTATCGATTTTATGAAGGTTCGAATTTATTAGATGGTGAGACTGAAGATATTGTATTATATCGTAAATTACCCCACCCCACAAACTCACATTCCGACTTTTATCTCAATATGGTTGTCGAATCATTTAACGGTACGAAGGTGCGAAATCTCAATCATTTTAAGAGCCTAATCCAAACTTCAAAAGATAAAACCTACAAAATATACTTTTATGGAATCCAAGTTCCGATGATTTTAGACCGAGATGAATCCGAAAAAGCAGACGAACAAATCAAACGAACTAACCATATCAAAGGTAAATGA
- a CDS encoding permease, whose translation MNFFTITRGDLDGFFGLMVDNLIQLLVLSALCMGVCGFPLPFITSVVLPGAAISLLIGNVFYAWQAWKLGQRTNRKDVTAIPYGINTVSLFAFIFFVMFPTYQATSDYKEAWKAGLLVSFASGIIEVLGSFIAAKIRKYTPRAALLSALAGIALTFISMDFLLRTFERPMIAFIPLGIILLQYFGKVRFPFGIPGGFLSILVGVLLSYLSGFWGDPIYKEGGVQNGLATLGFYFPQLSLSSLFETLTYSNLQAYFSIILPMGIFNVIGSLQNIESAEASGDSFDTKTSLLVNGVGTLAGTAFGSPFPTTIYIGHPGWKALGAKHSYSMLSGVFMTIVSLFGLMGLIQALIPVEAGMAIVLWIGIIITSQAFQAIPKHHSPAVVVGLLPAFAGWAVLIIQNVFLFLDGKLQGILQELGAKQTYHFSLSDIPPHLTFLPYALSGILSLSQGFLITSMIWAAMVVFILEREWLKASLWAVIAACLSMFGWIHAYELKGNAIFNRFTEIANWDFPIAYVSLATLFLLIQFLGSKEKGENSEH comes from the coding sequence ATGAACTTTTTTACCATCACACGCGGTGACCTAGATGGATTTTTTGGTCTTATGGTCGACAACCTCATTCAACTGCTTGTTCTCTCAGCCTTATGTATGGGTGTATGCGGATTCCCTTTACCATTTATCACCTCTGTTGTGTTACCTGGCGCGGCGATTTCCTTACTCATTGGGAATGTTTTTTACGCATGGCAAGCTTGGAAATTGGGACAAAGGACAAATCGTAAAGATGTAACGGCAATTCCTTATGGAATCAATACGGTTTCTCTATTTGCATTTATTTTTTTTGTTATGTTCCCCACCTACCAAGCGACTAGTGATTATAAGGAAGCATGGAAAGCAGGGTTACTTGTTTCTTTTGCGTCCGGGATCATTGAAGTTTTGGGATCTTTTATTGCTGCAAAAATTAGGAAATACACTCCTAGGGCAGCTCTACTTTCTGCTTTAGCAGGCATTGCTCTAACCTTTATCTCAATGGACTTTTTGCTACGAACATTTGAAAGGCCCATGATCGCTTTTATCCCTCTTGGAATTATCCTCTTACAATATTTTGGGAAAGTACGATTCCCATTTGGCATTCCCGGTGGATTTTTATCAATTCTTGTTGGTGTACTTTTGTCTTATCTTTCTGGTTTTTGGGGAGATCCAATTTACAAAGAAGGTGGGGTCCAAAACGGATTGGCAACATTGGGCTTTTATTTCCCACAGTTGTCGTTATCTTCCTTGTTTGAAACTCTAACCTATTCAAATTTACAAGCATACTTTTCGATCATTTTACCTATGGGAATCTTCAATGTGATTGGTTCCTTACAAAACATCGAATCTGCGGAAGCTTCTGGTGATAGTTTTGATACAAAAACTTCCCTACTTGTAAATGGAGTAGGTACACTCGCTGGCACCGCATTTGGTTCACCTTTCCCGACTACGATTTACATCGGCCATCCAGGCTGGAAAGCGTTAGGTGCAAAACATAGTTATTCTATGTTATCTGGTGTATTTATGACCATTGTTAGTCTCTTTGGTCTCATGGGTTTAATACAAGCCTTAATTCCTGTGGAAGCTGGAATGGCAATTGTTCTTTGGATTGGAATCATCATTACAAGCCAAGCCTTCCAAGCAATTCCCAAACACCATTCCCCTGCTGTTGTTGTCGGTTTGTTACCAGCGTTTGCTGGTTGGGCAGTTCTTATCATCCAAAATGTTTTTCTTTTTTTGGATGGCAAACTTCAGGGAATCTTACAAGAATTAGGTGCAAAACAAACCTATCATTTTTCGCTTTCTGATATTCCTCCTCACTTAACTTTCCTTCCCTATGCTCTCTCTGGGATCCTTTCTCTTTCTCAAGGATTTCTCATCACATCAATGATTTGGGCTGCAATGGTAGTCTTTATTTTGGAAAGAGAATGGTTAAAAGCAAGTTTATGGGCAGTCATTGCCGCTTGTTTGTCCATGTTTGGTTGGATCCATGCATACGAACTGAAAGGGAATGCCATTTTCAATCGGTTTACAGAAATTGCAAATTGGGACTTCCCGATTGCATATGTTTCTCTTGCGACCTTATTTTTACTCATCCAGTTCCTTGGTTCCAAAGAAAAAGGCGAAAATTCAGAACATTAA
- a CDS encoding polysaccharide biosynthesis protein yields the protein MKSIPRRYWVFPVDILFMFLSYFLAHLVRFENIGFLDNYPDFWVCATIVVVTRSIVFLFSGIYRSLWSYASLHDLLAIIKATILSSLVSTLALLFYNRFYQLSRMVPILDTLILLGFLCLRSLSWRMIREQIFSPDKTRKGTPILLVGAGKLGSSFLTEIRRNVDLDYFPIGFLDDNVSKKGGYIQGIPILGSTEEIGKVLNRYAVKKVIMTVPQPDGRVVSKLMKECESAGVEFKILPTFGEYLAEKPNITQLREVQVEDLLGRPTVDLEIESIRSYLEKKVILVTGAGGSIGSEICRQVALFKPSVLVILDAAETPLYEIDYELRKNFSELNIDIRPVIADVKNLSRISAVFEEHRPSVVFHSAAYKHVPMMEINPSEAILNNVMGTKNVADVCRLIGVERFVLISTDKAVNPVNVMGASKRAAEIYLQHISQNSRTKFITVRFGNVLGSNGSVIPRFREQIKRGGPVTVTHPEVIRYFMTIPEATQLVLQAGSMGEHGEIFLLDMGEPVRILSLAEEMIRLSGYTPYKDINIEFSGLRPGEKLYEELLLNAEGIKKTHHPKIRIAAPLDHYNLLLFQNKLNRLFSLAKANKNREIFAGLKDIIPEYKIHDEYIEWETSHGKRNL from the coding sequence ATGAAATCGATCCCAAGACGATACTGGGTTTTTCCTGTAGACATTCTCTTTATGTTTTTGTCCTATTTTCTCGCACACTTGGTGCGATTTGAAAATATTGGGTTTCTCGACAATTACCCAGATTTTTGGGTCTGTGCCACTATCGTCGTGGTCACGAGAAGTATCGTTTTTTTATTTTCAGGGATCTATCGTTCTTTGTGGTCATATGCTTCGTTACACGACCTTTTGGCCATCATCAAAGCAACCATCCTTTCTTCTTTGGTTTCTACCTTAGCCCTACTCTTTTATAATCGATTCTACCAATTATCACGAATGGTTCCCATTCTTGATACCCTCATCCTTTTAGGATTTTTGTGCCTACGAAGTTTGAGTTGGAGGATGATCAGGGAACAAATTTTTAGTCCTGACAAAACCAGGAAAGGAACTCCAATCCTACTCGTTGGTGCGGGGAAATTAGGAAGTTCTTTTTTAACTGAAATTAGGCGAAATGTAGACTTAGATTATTTCCCAATTGGATTTTTGGATGATAATGTTTCCAAAAAAGGTGGTTACATCCAAGGGATTCCCATTCTCGGATCAACGGAAGAAATTGGAAAAGTATTGAATCGTTATGCGGTCAAAAAAGTCATTATGACAGTTCCACAACCTGATGGACGTGTTGTGAGCAAACTGATGAAAGAATGCGAAAGTGCAGGTGTAGAGTTTAAAATATTACCAACATTTGGCGAATACCTTGCAGAGAAACCAAATATCACACAACTCCGTGAAGTACAAGTTGAAGATTTACTGGGTAGGCCAACTGTTGATTTAGAAATTGAATCCATTCGTTCTTACTTGGAAAAAAAAGTCATTCTCGTAACGGGCGCTGGTGGGTCAATTGGATCTGAGATCTGCCGTCAAGTCGCACTTTTTAAACCAAGTGTACTTGTTATTTTAGACGCCGCAGAAACTCCGTTATACGAGATTGACTATGAACTTCGGAAAAACTTTTCTGAATTGAATATTGACATTCGACCTGTCATCGCTGATGTAAAAAATTTATCGAGAATCTCAGCTGTTTTTGAAGAACATAGACCTTCTGTTGTTTTCCACTCAGCGGCCTATAAACATGTTCCCATGATGGAGATTAATCCTTCGGAAGCAATTCTCAATAATGTGATGGGGACAAAAAACGTAGCTGATGTTTGTCGACTGATAGGAGTGGAACGATTCGTACTCATATCCACAGACAAAGCAGTAAATCCTGTCAATGTGATGGGTGCCTCAAAACGTGCTGCTGAAATTTATCTGCAACATATCTCGCAAAATTCAAGAACCAAATTCATCACAGTTCGATTTGGGAATGTACTTGGTTCCAACGGAAGTGTGATCCCTAGATTCCGAGAACAAATCAAACGTGGTGGTCCTGTGACAGTGACTCACCCAGAAGTGATCCGGTACTTTATGACAATCCCAGAAGCCACACAACTTGTGTTACAAGCAGGGAGTATGGGCGAACATGGGGAAATCTTTTTACTCGATATGGGTGAACCGGTTCGCATTTTATCACTTGCCGAAGAGATGATTCGCCTTTCTGGATACACACCTTATAAAGATATTAATATTGAATTTTCTGGACTTAGACCTGGGGAAAAATTATACGAAGAACTTCTATTAAATGCGGAAGGGATCAAAAAAACCCATCACCCAAAAATTCGTATTGCTGCTCCACTTGATCATTATAATTTGTTACTCTTTCAAAATAAACTGAATCGGTTATTTTCCCTCGCAAAAGCCAATAAAAATAGGGAAATTTTTGCAGGATTAAAAGACATCATTCCAGAATATAAAATCCACGATGAATACATCGAATGGGAAACTTCACACGGTAAAAGGAATTTATGA
- the htpX gene encoding protease HtpX produces MTWIKRIGFFLLTNILIMTTISIVTTLLGSMGFSIRAYGLDLTQLIVFCLMWGMAGSFISLLLSKMMAKWTMGVKVIDPKQASAHEMDVYRRVQSLAQRAHLPMPEVGIYESPEVNAFATGPSKSSALVAVSTGLLNRMNTQELEGVLAHELSHVANGDMVTLTLIQGVVNSFAMFISRIIAYVAANAVKEEMAHIVRIVVTIALDIVFSILGSMAVAYFSRQREFRADAGGAKLAGRESMISALESLRQMVEMPEDPRGEAIASFKISSKKGGFLSLFATHPALEDRILALKQMR; encoded by the coding sequence ATGACTTGGATCAAACGAATCGGTTTTTTCCTGTTAACCAATATTTTGATTATGACAACAATCTCCATCGTGACTACCCTTTTGGGATCGATGGGATTTAGCATCCGAGCCTATGGTTTGGATCTAACACAACTCATTGTATTCTGTTTAATGTGGGGTATGGCGGGGTCTTTTATTTCGCTCTTACTTTCGAAGATGATGGCGAAATGGACGATGGGTGTCAAAGTCATCGACCCAAAACAAGCTTCTGCTCATGAAATGGATGTGTATCGTCGAGTGCAATCTTTAGCACAACGTGCCCACCTTCCTATGCCAGAAGTGGGAATTTACGAATCTCCAGAAGTGAATGCTTTCGCTACTGGACCTAGTAAATCAAGTGCCCTTGTTGCCGTTTCCACTGGACTACTCAATCGAATGAACACACAAGAGTTAGAAGGTGTGCTTGCACATGAATTGTCTCACGTAGCAAACGGAGATATGGTCACCTTAACTCTCATCCAAGGTGTTGTGAACTCTTTTGCTATGTTCATCTCTCGTATCATTGCTTATGTAGCTGCCAATGCAGTGAAAGAGGAAATGGCACACATTGTAAGAATTGTTGTGACCATCGCTCTTGATATTGTTTTCTCAATTTTAGGATCAATGGCAGTTGCTTATTTCTCTCGACAAAGAGAATTCCGAGCAGATGCAGGTGGTGCTAAACTTGCGGGAAGAGAGTCGATGATTTCTGCTCTTGAATCCCTTAGACAAATGGTGGAGATGCCAGAAGACCCAAGAGGAGAAGCAATCGCTTCCTTTAAAATTTCTTCTAAGAAAGGAGGATTCTTATCTCTTTTTGCCACTCACCCGGCATTGGAAGATCGAATCCTTGCTCTCAAACAAATGAGATAA
- a CDS encoding AZOBR_p60025 family cell surface glycopolymer formation protein: MVLKKLNPIFDYLNTKQWLTIGLFIILWGISTLSYWKKYQWNPSSMVNFGHEFALQNDSETPENAILFKGETGDLGAGYDGQIFYYFSRPLANLNLDWPKGFDESYRAPRIGYPLLIAIFGIFGKSFAIFGMYFWNISLIIVSYFFLRKLLNEETKPYAVLYLLSPFALGSYYVLVSDSVMVSILIIAYYFYVNEKWIQFVLLSSLAILTKEPALFLLFPLGLLSLVRMDWKRVIVVGSVLVIPVCWHLYLSYKFPNWRPGRLTDFILPFEGLISYSESIWRQLASGGSIKELARLLSRFPLVILFFLGVFLPFTGKIQKGWEFRISFLLVMFMVGTAGYYHFWSVYENVSRMFTLSIPILLLLMNEDRQIRKQEYILITLLILVFFLLKVLFISKQMNFQVGF; the protein is encoded by the coding sequence ATGGTTTTGAAAAAACTTAATCCTATTTTTGATTACTTGAACACAAAACAGTGGTTAACCATTGGTTTATTTATAATTTTATGGGGGATATCAACTCTTTCCTATTGGAAAAAATACCAATGGAATCCAAGTTCGATGGTTAATTTTGGTCATGAATTTGCCTTACAAAATGATTCGGAAACTCCAGAAAATGCCATTTTATTCAAAGGGGAAACCGGCGATTTGGGTGCAGGTTATGATGGTCAGATTTTTTACTATTTTTCCAGGCCACTTGCAAATTTGAATTTAGATTGGCCAAAAGGATTTGATGAATCTTACCGTGCCCCTCGCATCGGTTATCCTTTGTTAATCGCCATCTTTGGTATTTTTGGTAAAAGTTTTGCTATTTTTGGGATGTATTTTTGGAATATTTCTCTTATCATAGTTTCTTATTTTTTCCTTAGAAAACTATTAAATGAAGAAACAAAACCATATGCGGTTTTGTATTTACTGAGTCCATTTGCACTTGGTAGTTATTACGTACTTGTGAGTGATTCCGTAATGGTTTCCATACTCATCATTGCCTATTATTTTTATGTGAATGAAAAATGGATTCAATTTGTACTTTTGTCGAGTTTAGCAATATTAACCAAAGAACCTGCTTTATTCCTTCTATTCCCACTTGGGTTACTTTCTTTAGTGCGAATGGATTGGAAACGAGTTATCGTTGTAGGATCAGTTCTTGTCATTCCTGTTTGTTGGCATCTCTATTTATCGTATAAGTTTCCAAATTGGAGACCTGGCCGCCTTACGGATTTTATATTGCCATTCGAAGGATTAATTTCTTATTCAGAATCGATTTGGAGGCAATTGGCATCCGGTGGAAGTATTAAAGAATTAGCCCGATTGTTATCTCGATTTCCACTTGTGATTCTCTTCTTTTTAGGAGTTTTCCTCCCATTTACGGGTAAAATACAAAAAGGTTGGGAGTTTCGAATTTCCTTTCTTCTTGTGATGTTTATGGTTGGTACGGCAGGGTATTACCATTTTTGGTCTGTTTATGAAAACGTATCAAGAATGTTTACCTTATCGATACCAATTTTACTCCTTTTGATGAATGAGGATCGGCAAATTAGAAAACAGGAATATATTTTGATAACATTACTAATTCTAGTTTTTTTTCTATTAAAAGTATTGTTCATATCGAAACAAATGAATTTCCAAGTTGGATTTTAA
- a CDS encoding ATP-binding protein: MKTSFSILAGFFCVGNLTILLDSLFLKNQILNHPHVISTFLVFLSFVLIFFGLHFPTFFRNFPKLLIISSFVFGMGIMLLLVDLGILNDVYPEASLILLKYYYNAYYIVTFIVFSYLVIAKLRFNFPAIQTFMEYIYYAAFCTCFTFLIICNFPLLIPISTSYFLHFFLFLNLLFLFCFTVFLFHYSFTKDYLTHPFSFLFERSKQIFEEQIPANRSNLRLVKEKLWNLYEKQNWRKTMDSFWFQILVDETLDNALEHGGKREEDIITVHVFESTKYIDVYVIDSGKGFNPRSIPSPIESDRKLVTGGRGIHILKKLFLVRWNFLGNEVNIRVDKTKSSDWKTNV, from the coding sequence ATGAAAACAAGTTTTTCAATCCTTGCTGGATTTTTCTGTGTTGGTAATTTGACAATCTTACTTGATTCTTTGTTTTTAAAAAACCAAATCCTAAACCACCCTCATGTCATTTCGACTTTTCTTGTGTTTTTATCATTTGTTCTGATTTTCTTTGGATTACATTTTCCTACTTTTTTCCGTAACTTCCCAAAACTTCTCATCATTTCTTCTTTTGTCTTTGGTATGGGGATCATGTTACTGTTGGTTGATTTGGGAATACTCAACGATGTATATCCAGAGGCTAGTTTAATTTTATTGAAATATTACTATAACGCTTATTATATAGTGACATTCATTGTGTTTTCTTACTTGGTCATTGCAAAACTGCGTTTTAATTTCCCAGCGATTCAAACTTTCATGGAATATATTTATTATGCAGCATTTTGTACTTGTTTTACATTCTTAATCATTTGTAATTTCCCATTACTCATCCCAATCTCTACTTCCTATTTTCTGCATTTTTTCTTATTTTTGAATTTATTGTTTTTATTCTGTTTTACCGTATTTTTATTCCATTATTCCTTTACGAAGGATTACCTAACTCATCCTTTTTCCTTTTTATTTGAAAGATCAAAACAAATCTTTGAGGAACAAATCCCTGCAAATAGGTCCAATTTAAGGTTAGTGAAAGAAAAACTTTGGAATTTATATGAGAAACAAAACTGGCGCAAAACTATGGATAGTTTTTGGTTCCAAATTTTAGTAGATGAAACTTTGGACAATGCTCTTGAACACGGCGGGAAAAGAGAAGAGGATATCATTACAGTTCATGTGTTTGAGTCTACAAAGTACATTGATGTCTACGTGATAGATAGTGGAAAAGGATTTAACCCAAGGTCAATCCCGAGTCCAATTGAATCTGATCGAAAATTGGTAACGGGTGGGCGTGGAATTCATATACTTAAAAAACTATTTTTAGTAAGATGGAATTTTTTAGGTAATGAAGTGAATATCAGAGTGGATAAAACAAAAAGTTCCGATTGGAAAACAAACGTTTAG
- a CDS encoding ClpXP protease specificity-enhancing factor SspB codes for MSQNLTQEEITTLREFKRDLFNLYWERFGVFYLHVMPHPKLEIGKRGLLNAEKESGIVLVFGDKAVKVLDSKPDYLFAELQFGSTWEPTMIPWDAVFRIYDKFQNSATQLRFLQIETNTNPEESISKPKSQKPEVTGDGNVIRVDFGGKRNE; via the coding sequence ATGAGCCAAAACCTCACGCAGGAAGAAATCACAACGTTACGTGAGTTCAAAAGAGATTTATTCAATTTATACTGGGAACGATTTGGAGTATTTTATCTCCATGTAATGCCTCATCCAAAATTGGAAATCGGGAAACGTGGACTACTCAATGCAGAAAAAGAATCTGGCATTGTACTTGTGTTTGGTGATAAAGCAGTAAAAGTTTTGGATAGTAAACCCGATTATTTATTTGCCGAATTACAATTTGGTTCCACTTGGGAACCAACCATGATCCCTTGGGATGCCGTATTTCGCATTTACGACAAATTCCAAAATTCTGCTACCCAACTTCGGTTTTTACAAATCGAAACAAACACAAACCCTGAAGAATCAATATCCAAACCAAAATCCCAAAAACCAGAAGTCACTGGCGATGGGAATGTCATTCGAGTTGATTTTGGAGGCAAACGAAACGAATGA